In the Caenorhabditis elegans chromosome X genome, one interval contains:
- the F56C3.7 gene encoding MHC class II antigen K (Predicted), producing MNPAGLRPHRREDVYEMRSSDQEQVPEPEQSNIGYFAAFLAAIIVLCGGIVTVIAQQINKTKKN from the exons ATGAATCCAGCCGGCTTGCGTCCACACCGTAGA gAAGACGTGTATGAAATGCGATCCTCCGATCAAGAACAGGTACCGGAGCCGGAGCAGTCAAACATAGGCTACTTTGCAGCGTTTCTTGCAGCGATTATTGTCTTGTGCGGTGGAATCGTCACGGTGATTGCACAACAAATCAacaaaaccaagaaaaattaa
- the fbxa-190 gene encoding F-box domain-containing protein (Confirmed by transcript evidence) — translation MNCLPTDKLSIRACILYEALEHLNDEKYVYSNICRTFGYHLINFQEFNHWYSRFQNGNLELCDESKDVGGHPKKLQDSPALIRTCIFYELLRFTTKSVEYNYKNFTNILGFDVISYQLFDYWFYKFYNQLNNSEKLDLNIDDSFEYVPIPFANLPNDILCEILDKVNAYQKLSIRTMSRKLCQLIDNHILKVDKIELYQSNLHGLYRVIIGYDAIRVVYENTEVGGCTRSVMVAKTKIEGKSCTEMTLEFLSEKLKHPKMQIKRFCIEADNSNFIASVLKVLKSRKTILCVKEISIDGLEECQMAEMLSCVKPRTLEKIVLQKNYDENQTIELKEIVQLEQWKYAKELVTEFNDGAIAVRYQDYCHFDKISVKLARFPKEDFYNIRDILTSRSSFQEAKFQFPRIELHQISELFNLGTYQKEEFEYPGIETFYNHEFNGRFRVSIRPSRLLITPVKQ, via the exons ATGAATTGTCTACCAACTGATAAACTTTCGATCAGAGCTTGCATACTTTACGAAGCACTTGAGCACCTGAATGATGAGAAATACGTTTACTCAAACATCTGCAGAACATTCGGTTACCACTTAATCAATTTCCAAGAGTTCAACCATTGGTATTCCAGatttcaaaatggaaatttggaaCTTTGCGATGAAAGTAAAGATGTTGG GGGCCACCCGAAGAAGCTTCAAGACAGTCCAGCTTTGATTCGGACCTGCATTTTTTACGAGCTTCTTAGATTTACAACCAAAAGTGTAGAAtacaattacaaaaattttaccaaTATTCTTGGCTTTGACGTGATTTCTTACCAATTATTCGATTACTGGTTTTATAAATTCTACAATCAGCTGAATAATTCGGAAAAGTTGGACTTAAACATTGATGACAG cttcgaATACGTGCCCATACCATTTGCTAATTTACCAAACGACattttatgtgaaattttGGACAAAGTGAATGCGTACCAAAA ACTCTCCATCCGAACAATGTCTCGAAAACTCTGCCAACTTATTGATAATCACATTCTCAAAGTTGATAAAATAGAACTCTACCAGTCTAATCTACATGGTCTATACCGAGTTATTATCGGATATGATGCCATCCGCGTTGTCTACGAGAATACAGAAGTTGGTGGATGTACGCGTTCTGTCATGGTAGcgaaaaccaaaattgaagGGAAAAGCTGCACGGAGATGACTCTGGAATTCCTGTCGGAAAAGTTGAAGCATCCGAAAATGCAGATAAAACGATTTTGCATTGAGGCGGACAATAGTAATTTTATAGCATCTGTTTTGAAAGTATTAAAGTCAAGAAAGACCATTCTTTGTGTCAAGGAAATTAGTATTGATGGTCTTGAAGAGTGTCAAATGGCGGAGATGCTCTCATGTGTAAAACCCCGTacgctggaaaaaattgtcctacaaaaaaactacgacgaaaatcaaacaattgaGCTCAAGGAGATTGTTCAACTGGAGCAATGGAAGTATGCCAAAGAGCTTGTGACAGAGTTTAATGATGGAGCAATTGCTGTTAGGTATCAAGATTATTgtcattttgataaaatctctGTGAAGCTTGCTCGGTTTCCAAAAGAAGACTTTTACAACATTAGAGAT ATTCTCACAAGTCGatcaagttttcaagaagctaaatttcaatttccacgAATAGAACTCCATCAAATATCGGAACTGTTCAATCTGGGAACTTATCAAAAAGAGGAATTCGAGTATCCTGGAATTGAGACATTTTATAATCACGAGTTTAATGGCAGATTCAGGGTGTCTATTCGTCCCAGTCGGCTGCTTATTACACCTGTAAAACAGTGA